In Populus nigra chromosome 1, ddPopNigr1.1, whole genome shotgun sequence, one genomic interval encodes:
- the LOC133682858 gene encoding caffeic acid 3-O-methyltransferase 1-like, giving the protein MATSSNEEDYHLQYAMQLASASTLPMVFKAVIELGVLEIIEKAGPGALLSASQIASQLPTQNNPDAPTVLDRILCLLASHSILTCSLATENQDSDKVQRLYGLAPVAKYFIKKEDGGSLSPYFLVIQDKVTVDLWYHLKDVILQGGFLFQKAYGMSSMEYVKKDPRFGEVFSGFVRGFNPLFMKRILDIYDGFEGLTSLVDVGGGNGSVLNMIISKYPAIKGINFDLAPVIENSPSYPGIEHVAGDVFLTIPKGEAIFMKWVSHFWNDENFLKVLKNCYEALPDNGKLIVVEMVIPESPGTSVADRSLLQNYLFVTNMNPKRNERTEKEFERLAKAAGFSNFRVACSACSFSVVEFIKKKATASTDAIAAK; this is encoded by the exons atggcAACCTCAAGCAATGAAGAAGACTATCATCTCCAGTATGCCATGCAACTTGCAAGTGCATCAACTCTGCCTATGGTTTTCAAAGCAGTGATTGAGCTAGGGGTTCTGGAGATCATAGAAAAAGCTGGCCCTGGTGCCTTGCTCTCAGCCTCACAGATTGCCTCTCAACTTCCCACCCAAAACAACCCTGATGCCCCTACTGTACTAGACCGTATCCTGTGCCTTCTTGCTAGCCATTCTATTCTGACTTGTTCTCTAGCCACCGAGAATCAAGATAGTGATAAAGTTCAAAGGTTATATGGATTGGCACCAGTAGCCAAATACTTTATCAAGAAGGAAGATGGAGGGTCCTTGAGTCCCTATTTTCTTGTTATTCAAGATAAAGTCACAGTGGATCTCTG GTACCACTTAAAAGATGTTATTCTTCAAGGAGGGTTTCTATTTCAGAAGGCTTATGGGATGAGTTCTATGGAGTATGTGAAAAAGGATCCAAGATTTGGTGAAGTATTCAGTGGCTTTGTTAGAGGTTTCAACCCTTTATTTATGAAGAGGATTTTGGACATATATGATGGCTTTGAAGGTCTAACATCCTTGGTGGATGTTGGTGGTGGCAATGGTTCTGTCCTTAATATGATCATCTCAAAGTATCCTGCTATTAAGGGCATCAACTTTGATTTGGCTCCAGTTATAGAAAACTCGCCATCCTATCCAG GTATTGAGCATGTTGCAGGAGATGTATTCTTAACCATTCCTAAAGGAGAAGCCATTTTCATGAAG TGGGTATCCCATTTCTGGAACGATGAGAACTTCTTGAAAGTACTAAAGAATTGCTATGAAGCTTTACCGGACAACGGAAAGTTGATAGTAGTGGAAATGGTAATTCCTGAAAGCCCCGGTACCAGTGTTGCAGATAGAAGCTTGCTGCAGAATTATTTATTCGTGACAAACATGAATCCGAAGAGAAATGAAAGGACAGAAAAAGAATTTGAACGTTTGGCCAAAGCAGCAGGGTTTTCTAATTTTCGAGTTGCCTGTTCCGCCTGTTCTTTCTCGGTTGTTGAGTTCATTAAAAAGAAGGCAACTGCTAGTACTGATGCTATAGCAGCGAAGTGA